The DNA region GGCATGCCGCCCTGCATCACCGCCATCATCGCCTGCCGTTGTTTGTCGGTCAGTTCCTCGGCAATCATGCGCTGGATTTTCTCCATCATCATCGTCCGGACTGCGATCTGTCCGGGGTCCGGAGACTTGTCGGTCAGCGCATCCGGCGTGAAGTCGGACTCTTCGTGCTCGGCC from candidate division KSB1 bacterium includes:
- a CDS encoding sigma-70 family RNA polymerase sigma factor; this encodes MAEHEESDFTPDALTDKSPDPGQIAVRTMMMEKIQRMIAEELTDKQRQAMMAVMQGGMPLQEVAERMGTNRNAMYKLLHDARQRLQGRMMREGLSPDELLAMFAES